One genomic segment of Virgibacillus doumboii includes these proteins:
- the upp gene encoding uracil phosphoribosyltransferase, producing the protein MGKVHVLDHPLIQHKLTYIREKDTGTKEFRELVDEVAMLMAFEITRNLPLQDKTINTPVMEAQTQVLAGKKIGLVPILRAGLGMVDGMLKLIPAAKVGHVGLYRDPETLKPVEYYIKLPSDIEERELIVIDPMLATGGSANDAIHSLKKRGAKQIRLMCLVAAPEGVKVIQEEHPDVDIYLAALDEKLDEKGYIVPGLGDAGDRLFGTK; encoded by the coding sequence ATGGGAAAAGTGCATGTACTGGATCATCCGTTAATTCAGCATAAGCTAACCTACATAAGGGAAAAAGACACAGGTACCAAAGAGTTTCGTGAGCTTGTTGACGAAGTTGCCATGTTAATGGCTTTTGAAATTACAAGAAATCTGCCGCTTCAGGATAAAACAATCAACACCCCGGTAATGGAAGCACAAACACAAGTGCTCGCCGGTAAAAAAATCGGCCTCGTACCGATTCTTCGTGCCGGACTTGGCATGGTTGACGGCATGCTCAAGCTGATTCCGGCAGCAAAGGTCGGACATGTTGGCTTGTACCGTGATCCGGAAACATTAAAGCCGGTGGAGTATTATATAAAACTGCCTTCAGACATTGAAGAACGTGAACTGATCGTAATCGACCCGATGCTTGCGACAGGCGGATCAGCGAATGACGCAATTCATTCCTTGAAAAAACGCGGGGCAAAACAGATTCGCCTGATGTGCCTGGTTGCTGCACCAGAAGGCGTGAAAGTAATCCAGGAAGAACATCCTGATGTTGACATTTATTTAGCCGCTTTGGATGAAAAGCTGGACGAAAAAGGCTATATCGTTCCAGGCCTTGGTGACGCTGGAGATCGTTTATTTGGAACAAAATAA